Proteins from a single region of Caldanaerovirga acetigignens:
- a CDS encoding DMT family transporter encodes MKEEKKGLVLSALGTLFFSTSPILTRFASELPVAEIAFFRMFIGSLFILIAAKAAKVDLSVNKRELARFLLYGLVTSFHFLFYIGSVLYTTIAHSLSLVYTAPIMITALTSFLLKEKIPRYKYIGIFLVILGIIILTGFETKLTPKMVMGDIMALLSALALAIYSVIGRSERKNFPLLKYVFWVYFTCALFLLIVALPFFKMPSSWTSWVALLLLGLMPTTLGHTLYNAGIRYIHPTYANLISTQEVTGGVILGALIFGEVPSISAISGIFVMFLGLSIVLLEKTTKNQ; translated from the coding sequence TTGAAAGAAGAAAAAAAAGGACTTGTTCTTTCGGCTTTGGGAACATTGTTTTTCAGTACAAGCCCGATACTCACAAGGTTTGCAAGTGAATTGCCGGTGGCAGAAATCGCATTTTTCAGGATGTTCATTGGCAGCCTCTTTATACTTATTGCGGCAAAAGCCGCAAAAGTTGACCTTTCGGTCAATAAAAGGGAACTTGCAAGATTTCTTTTGTACGGCCTTGTAACTTCGTTTCATTTTTTATTTTATATAGGCTCTGTTCTCTATACTACAATAGCCCATTCTCTTAGTTTGGTTTACACAGCTCCTATCATGATAACAGCGCTGACATCATTTCTGTTGAAAGAAAAAATCCCTAGGTACAAGTACATAGGTATATTTTTGGTGATTTTGGGAATTATTATCCTGACGGGATTTGAAACAAAGCTCACACCCAAAATGGTCATGGGGGACATAATGGCCCTATTATCCGCCCTAGCCCTCGCGATATATTCTGTGATAGGAAGAAGCGAGAGAAAAAACTTCCCGCTTTTGAAATACGTGTTCTGGGTTTATTTCACATGCGCTTTATTCTTGCTGATAGTGGCTTTGCCGTTTTTTAAAATGCCTTCATCCTGGACTAGCTGGGTTGCACTTTTGCTTCTCGGTTTGATGCCGACTACGTTGGGGCACACCTTATACAATGCTGGCATCAGGTACATCCACCCGACGTATGCCAATTTGATATCTACCCAGGAAGTTACCGGCGGGGTGATTTTAGGAGCGTTAATTTTCGGTGAGGTTCCCAGCATATCGGCGATTTCAGGCATTTTTGTCATGTTCCTGGGTTTGAGCATAGTTTTGTTAGAAAAAACCACAAAAAATCAATGA
- the yycI gene encoding two-component system regulatory protein YycI — MDWRKAIGILAISFFVLNIVLIINLFMNTLPEQCLYLGEDKDQAIRSYLESRGIKLTIQLPARGVPLPFLEVGRESLKTEEILKIFLPEKIEKVEDIEDGKKYISGGRRLIFTESGSVIFENDEKAENISNLDETKAVEIAERFIKVHGGLPEDASLNYVKYNPEINGYEVEYIGNYKGFFIANRYIRLSITPHGVVKFQRSFLKPVAFKGKRRQVIPPLTAVLKVDAERKNKTPMIVKKVEQGFYSQFYNAERWSAAPVWKVELNNGEVYYVNAYTGELER, encoded by the coding sequence ATGGATTGGAGAAAGGCCATTGGGATTCTTGCCATTTCTTTTTTTGTACTAAACATCGTTTTAATAATAAATCTTTTTATGAATACCCTTCCGGAGCAGTGCCTATATTTAGGGGAAGATAAAGACCAAGCTATAAGAAGTTATCTGGAAAGCAGAGGGATAAAACTTACGATCCAATTGCCGGCCAGAGGGGTTCCTTTGCCTTTTCTAGAAGTGGGCAGAGAATCGTTAAAAACGGAAGAAATCTTAAAAATCTTCTTACCAGAAAAAATAGAAAAGGTCGAGGATATAGAGGACGGGAAAAAATACATTTCAGGAGGTAGGCGGCTGATATTTACGGAAAGTGGCTCAGTCATCTTCGAAAACGATGAAAAAGCGGAAAATATAAGCAATCTCGATGAAACTAAGGCAGTGGAGATAGCGGAAAGATTCATAAAAGTACACGGAGGTCTGCCCGAAGATGCTAGCTTAAACTATGTAAAGTACAACCCTGAAATTAATGGCTATGAAGTGGAATACATAGGCAATTATAAGGGATTCTTTATAGCCAATAGGTACATAAGACTTTCAATAACTCCTCACGGCGTCGTTAAATTTCAGAGAAGTTTTTTAAAACCCGTTGCTTTTAAAGGGAAAAGACGGCAGGTTATACCTCCCTTGACAGCTGTTTTGAAGGTGGATGCTGAAAGAAAAAACAAAACTCCGATGATAGTGAAAAAAGTTGAACAAGGTTTTTACTCGCAATTTTACAATGCAGAGCGCTGGTCGGCGGCACCAGTTTGGAAGGTAGAACTAAATAACGGCGAAGTTTATTATGTCAATGCCTATACGGGTGAATTAGAAAGATAA
- the yycH gene encoding two-component system activity regulator YycH, giving the protein MKNRDFLLGLFLALLVGTSLFLSSITWWRFYGEYDDIKAENSTLSVVDLADVITPDRIVLHFGQDMHSILYPKAPFYAESWDFVRMLVQGKELIEVKNAKFDDENLRQKVGMELNFPVPLPVDFLTKIFNMNTAQQAIPQGRLVNSIMVVEDDGLSVFFVGESGEFYSLKSRESSFEFKRLLDRARTEDLPVYTYLPPAKINVKLEEGLYVPVSPGQNELPVLSMRHEKIPSQSTIAQFFPDFSATRKIEEKDGAVVYTDGNRGLRIYPSGALEYSRPLTGGLKAGSDFYEALKIAANFINTHGGWPQDVYLSGYKVVQNQRTTYTFNFNIRIRGLPLLSNSEYLTVTVEENQVSRFFRNIVKENKVLYEVQPISPIQALDAAIAAFNLKEVTSLKLSYLVFDYEIIPVWTIETQYGRIFINAKNGMAVNF; this is encoded by the coding sequence GTGAAGAATAGGGATTTCCTTCTCGGTTTGTTTCTCGCTTTGCTGGTAGGCACCAGCCTTTTTCTGTCAAGTATAACATGGTGGCGATTTTACGGTGAATACGATGATATTAAGGCTGAAAACTCAACTTTGAGCGTTGTAGACCTGGCCGATGTAATCACTCCTGATAGGATTGTGCTGCATTTCGGACAGGATATGCATAGTATCCTTTATCCAAAAGCACCTTTTTACGCGGAAAGCTGGGACTTTGTAAGGATGCTAGTCCAGGGTAAGGAGCTTATCGAGGTTAAAAACGCAAAGTTTGACGACGAAAATTTAAGGCAAAAAGTGGGGATGGAATTAAACTTCCCCGTGCCTTTGCCCGTTGATTTTTTGACAAAGATTTTCAATATGAACACAGCTCAGCAGGCCATCCCTCAGGGAAGATTGGTGAATTCTATAATGGTAGTTGAGGATGATGGCCTTTCCGTGTTTTTTGTGGGAGAAAGCGGCGAATTTTACAGTTTAAAATCCAGAGAAAGCAGTTTTGAATTTAAGAGGTTATTAGATAGGGCGCGAACGGAAGACCTGCCCGTCTATACGTACCTTCCGCCAGCCAAAATAAATGTCAAATTGGAGGAAGGCTTATACGTGCCAGTGTCGCCGGGACAAAATGAACTGCCGGTGCTTTCAATGAGGCACGAAAAAATCCCCTCCCAGAGCACTATAGCTCAGTTTTTCCCTGATTTTTCTGCAACCCGCAAAATTGAAGAAAAAGACGGCGCAGTGGTTTATACTGATGGAAACCGGGGGCTTCGCATATACCCTTCTGGTGCCCTTGAGTACAGCAGGCCGCTAACAGGAGGGCTCAAAGCGGGCTCCGATTTTTACGAAGCCTTAAAAATTGCTGCTAATTTCATCAACACCCACGGGGGTTGGCCCCAAGATGTATATCTTTCGGGCTACAAGGTTGTACAAAATCAAAGGACAACGTATACTTTTAATTTCAACATAAGAATAAGAGGTTTGCCGCTCTTGAGCAATAGTGAATATCTTACCGTTACTGTTGAGGAGAATCAGGTTTCCAGGTTTTTTAGAAACATTGTAAAGGAAAACAAGGTGCTTTACGAAGTTCAGCCCATATCTCCTATACAGGCCCTGGACGCTGCAATTGCTGCTTTCAATTTAAAGGAAGTAACATCGCTTAAACTATCTTACCTCGTTTTTGATTATGAAATAATTCCGGTTTGGACCATTGAAACCCAGTACGGCAGAATTTTTATAAATGCTAAAAACGGTATGGCTGTCAATTTTTAG
- the larA gene encoding nickel-dependent lactate racemase → MKVATIELKYGRRTMKLEIPKDNLISVLIAGNIPAAPDERQAVIEALRSPIGSLPLCEIVKEGDKVTIIASDITRNVRNQVVIPALIDELREAHIPYEDITIVVATGTHRGHTFQELEYLFGSEVTRRVRIVDHDSRNKNGLVYVGTTSRGTPVWINRLVAEADKVIITGGIVYHSMAGFGGGRKAICPGVSGFDTIQHNHKLMLNPPEEGGGLKETVGCGKLRNNPMAEDMDEIAAMVNPSFMVNVILNDEGKIAKVVAGDYRKAFEEGCRIVEKFFSLKVGEKADALFISCGGFPKDIDLYQATKAVENSIGVLKEGGVVVLFAECPEGVGHNDFYRIIYEFKTRREREEELWREFTIAKAVGYMLTLSCEKHRVILVSNFAPEEVLEMGMIPAEDAGHALGKVREILGNEFKSYLVPEASSSVLFLSDDGELFPGK, encoded by the coding sequence ATGAAAGTGGCAACTATTGAATTAAAATACGGCCGCAGAACGATGAAACTTGAAATCCCCAAAGATAACTTGATATCCGTTTTAATAGCGGGGAATATCCCGGCAGCACCAGATGAAAGACAGGCTGTAATAGAGGCCTTAAGATCCCCCATTGGCTCTTTGCCGCTTTGCGAAATTGTAAAAGAGGGCGACAAAGTAACAATTATTGCCAGCGACATAACGAGAAACGTTCGAAATCAGGTGGTAATCCCCGCGCTAATAGATGAGTTGAGGGAGGCGCACATACCATACGAGGATATAACCATTGTGGTGGCGACGGGGACACATCGCGGGCATACTTTTCAAGAGCTGGAATATCTTTTTGGTTCCGAAGTAACGAGGCGCGTCCGCATCGTAGATCACGACAGCAGGAACAAGAACGGCCTCGTGTATGTAGGGACCACTTCCAGGGGGACGCCGGTATGGATAAACCGCTTAGTGGCCGAGGCCGACAAGGTGATAATCACGGGCGGTATTGTGTATCATTCGATGGCCGGGTTTGGCGGTGGAAGGAAGGCTATTTGTCCGGGTGTTTCAGGGTTCGATACTATTCAGCACAACCACAAGCTTATGTTGAATCCTCCAGAAGAAGGCGGAGGCTTGAAAGAAACCGTTGGGTGCGGAAAGTTAAGGAACAATCCCATGGCGGAGGACATGGATGAAATAGCCGCCATGGTGAATCCCTCCTTTATGGTGAACGTGATTTTGAATGACGAAGGGAAGATTGCGAAGGTTGTGGCGGGGGATTACCGGAAGGCCTTCGAAGAGGGCTGCCGGATTGTTGAAAAGTTCTTCAGCTTAAAAGTTGGAGAAAAAGCCGACGCCCTTTTTATTTCGTGCGGCGGATTCCCCAAGGACATCGACCTTTATCAGGCCACCAAGGCCGTGGAAAACAGTATTGGGGTGCTGAAAGAAGGCGGAGTGGTGGTGCTCTTTGCCGAATGTCCGGAGGGAGTAGGCCACAACGATTTTTATAGAATAATATACGAATTCAAGACCCGCAGGGAGAGGGAAGAGGAGCTCTGGAGGGAATTCACCATTGCAAAAGCCGTTGGCTATATGCTCACACTGTCGTGTGAGAAGCATCGGGTGATTTTGGTGTCGAATTTCGCTCCTGAAGAGGTTTTGGAAATGGGGATGATACCGGCGGAAGATGCCGGGCATGCCCTAGGAAAAGTAAGGGAAATTCTGGGTAACGAGTTCAAGTCTTATTTGGTGCCGGAAGCCTCTTCAAGCGTGCTTTTCCTGTCGGATGACGGCGAATTATTTCCCGGGAAATAA
- a CDS encoding M23 family metallopeptidase has product MNLPDLKGLKGKRLTAAAGALATVVLIALFFALNGRVYAVSVEGRFIGNVKNKKVIEKARQRLVEKYTEKLGPEIRLAQEIKVSSGEPVRDGLLNEDELLRKLEESIAIEVKAVSVMINDKEVLAVKDKDTAESVLQAVKEHYINGAPGELVRVEVPDRIKLVEKYVNANEVLSKDEAKDLILKGTLEMKTHTVREGETLWDIAKKNNIPFTKLVEANSQLKSVDKLSPGDVIYLQEIKPLLNVTVVKRVTKQEAIPYETKIVKDNSLLEGKRIVKQEGKEGLKQVLAEVVYKNGLRMSEKTLEEKVTKEPVARIVAQGTKAVVTYRGSGRFYWPVSGRITSHFGNRGGEFHTGVDIANAVGTPVRAANSGVVTFAGRNGGYGRLVIISHGGGFETYYAHLNSINVSVGEQVSKGQVIGSVGTSGRTTGPHLHFEVRVNGTPKNPLLYLGN; this is encoded by the coding sequence ATGAATTTACCGGACCTGAAAGGCCTGAAGGGCAAAAGGCTGACGGCAGCGGCCGGTGCCCTAGCAACGGTGGTTTTAATAGCCCTGTTTTTTGCATTGAACGGAAGGGTCTACGCGGTAAGTGTCGAGGGCAGGTTTATTGGCAATGTAAAAAACAAAAAGGTTATTGAAAAGGCAAGGCAAAGGCTCGTTGAAAAATACACGGAAAAATTGGGCCCGGAAATCCGGTTGGCTCAGGAAATTAAGGTGAGTTCAGGGGAACCGGTGAGGGATGGCTTGCTAAATGAGGACGAGCTTCTGAGAAAGCTGGAAGAATCGATTGCTATAGAGGTCAAGGCGGTTTCGGTAATGATAAACGACAAAGAAGTGCTGGCGGTGAAGGACAAAGATACGGCCGAGTCGGTCCTGCAGGCTGTAAAGGAGCATTACATAAACGGGGCGCCGGGAGAACTGGTCCGGGTAGAGGTCCCCGATAGAATCAAGCTGGTAGAAAAATATGTAAATGCCAATGAAGTACTTTCAAAAGATGAAGCAAAGGATTTGATTTTGAAAGGTACACTTGAAATGAAGACCCACACTGTGCGTGAAGGGGAAACCTTGTGGGATATAGCAAAAAAGAACAATATTCCTTTTACAAAACTAGTGGAGGCCAATTCCCAGTTAAAGTCGGTGGATAAGCTTTCGCCGGGAGATGTAATATATCTTCAGGAGATAAAACCGCTGCTTAACGTGACTGTTGTAAAGAGAGTCACAAAGCAGGAAGCTATACCTTACGAAACGAAAATAGTAAAGGACAATTCGCTTTTAGAGGGAAAAAGGATTGTAAAGCAGGAAGGTAAAGAAGGGCTAAAGCAGGTTTTGGCAGAGGTTGTGTATAAAAACGGCTTAAGAATGTCTGAGAAGACTTTAGAGGAAAAGGTAACGAAGGAACCCGTTGCCAGGATAGTAGCCCAGGGGACGAAAGCGGTCGTTACATACCGCGGGAGCGGAAGGTTCTACTGGCCGGTAAGCGGAAGGATTACGTCGCATTTCGGGAACCGGGGAGGCGAATTCCATACGGGGGTTGATATAGCCAATGCTGTAGGCACTCCTGTGAGGGCTGCAAATTCTGGGGTTGTGACTTTTGCAGGAAGAAATGGCGGATACGGAAGGCTTGTTATAATAAGCCACGGAGGAGGATTTGAGACTTATTACGCCCATTTGAACAGCATAAATGTCTCGGTAGGAGAGCAAGTATCTAAGGGGCAGGTCATAGGCAGTGTGGGAACGTCGGGGAGGACTACAGGTCCGCATCTTCACTTTGAGGTAAGGGTCAACGGCACTCCCAAAAATCCGCTGCTCTATCTGGGAAACTAA
- the yycF gene encoding response regulator YycF produces the protein MGQKILVVDDEKPIVDILKYNLVKEGYEVLAAYDGEEAIEVAISQNPDLVLLDIMLPRQDGFSVCKKLREKLVCPIIMLTAKGEEVDKVLGLELGADDYVTKPFSMRELMARIKANLRRLTLSNPVEGQKIIKVKDLEIDLSSFQVRKNGKLLELTLREFELLKFLAAQAGQVFSREKLLEEVWGYEYYGDIRTVDVTVRRLREKIEDDPSNPTYILTKRGVGYYFPKN, from the coding sequence ATGGGGCAGAAAATTTTGGTAGTAGATGATGAAAAGCCTATAGTAGATATTTTAAAATATAACCTCGTAAAAGAAGGATATGAAGTGCTTGCCGCTTATGACGGAGAAGAGGCCATAGAAGTTGCCATCTCGCAAAATCCGGACCTGGTATTGCTCGACATAATGCTGCCGAGACAGGACGGATTTTCCGTTTGCAAAAAGCTAAGGGAAAAGCTCGTATGTCCGATAATAATGCTGACTGCGAAAGGCGAAGAAGTGGACAAAGTGCTGGGATTGGAACTGGGAGCCGATGATTATGTTACAAAGCCGTTCAGCATGAGAGAACTAATGGCCAGGATAAAGGCGAACTTGCGCAGGCTTACGCTTTCGAATCCCGTTGAAGGACAAAAGATAATAAAAGTAAAGGACTTGGAGATAGATTTATCGAGCTTTCAGGTGAGGAAAAACGGCAAGTTGTTAGAACTCACACTAAGAGAATTTGAGCTTTTAAAATTTCTGGCAGCCCAGGCAGGTCAGGTTTTTTCGAGGGAAAAGCTACTTGAAGAAGTTTGGGGTTATGAATATTATGGCGATATCCGCACTGTGGACGTAACAGTGAGAAGGCTCAGAGAAAAAATAGAGGATGACCCGTCGAATCCAACTTACATATTGACCAAGCGGGGAGTAGGTTACTACTTTCCCAAAAACTAG
- a CDS encoding M1 family metallopeptidase gives MYLNKKRLSVVLVLFFVMALSITYCLVKINLETEYFYGSKAEEALKTAPSYIIDAIFYPEKEMVHAVQTVVFRNRTRCELSEIIFHVYPEAFKSLKTAPFPMEELKYAYPEGFSEGYINISSVTCKEEKLDFKKEGTLLKVNIPEQLKPGEEIEIKIEFQEKVPFSPGRFGHGKNTYNFGNWYPVLCVYDENGWNLDPYYSIGDPFYSDIANFKVSITAPNSFTIAATGRPAKKITEGNTTTWVFEAKLVRDFAWVAGTDLRAISGKVGRTKINVFYFGDNEDAAKKALEYGKQALRFFNRYFGPYPYDEYSIVMSDFYIGGMEYPNLVLIDHNLLDDEVLLEYVIVHETAHQWWYGLVGNNQVKEPWLDEAITEYSTVLYFEGVYGRAKGREVYQDFILYPYRFFELGNSPGPILRPVSQFRSWGEYDAIVYKKGAIMLKELESRIGKSKMRKALRIYLRKNVFGNATTDDFANAVNCVMGTDFKEVIYEMLKKPGSIGKEKAA, from the coding sequence ATGTATTTGAATAAGAAAAGGTTATCGGTCGTTCTCGTGCTTTTTTTCGTTATGGCCCTTTCGATTACTTATTGCCTGGTTAAAATTAATCTGGAAACTGAATATTTTTACGGCTCGAAGGCTGAAGAGGCGTTAAAAACTGCTCCGAGCTATATTATTGATGCGATATTTTATCCCGAAAAGGAAATGGTACATGCTGTTCAGACCGTAGTATTTCGCAATCGCACCCGCTGTGAACTTTCGGAGATTATTTTTCACGTTTATCCCGAAGCCTTCAAATCTCTAAAGACAGCGCCGTTTCCTATGGAAGAGCTAAAATACGCTTACCCGGAGGGATTTTCGGAAGGGTACATAAATATTTCCAGCGTAACTTGCAAAGAGGAGAAATTGGATTTCAAAAAAGAAGGGACGCTCCTTAAGGTCAATATACCAGAACAGCTAAAACCCGGTGAAGAAATTGAAATAAAAATAGAGTTTCAAGAAAAGGTGCCCTTTTCCCCCGGACGGTTCGGGCACGGCAAAAACACATACAATTTTGGCAACTGGTATCCTGTGCTTTGCGTTTACGATGAAAACGGGTGGAACCTCGACCCTTATTATTCCATAGGGGACCCGTTTTACAGCGATATCGCAAACTTCAAAGTAAGCATAACAGCTCCAAACAGCTTTACAATTGCTGCTACCGGAAGACCGGCAAAAAAGATTACTGAAGGCAACACCACCACCTGGGTCTTTGAAGCCAAACTGGTTAGGGATTTTGCCTGGGTTGCAGGCACTGATCTAAGGGCGATTTCCGGAAAGGTGGGCAGGACGAAAATCAATGTCTTTTACTTTGGCGACAATGAGGATGCGGCAAAGAAAGCGTTGGAATACGGAAAGCAGGCCCTCAGGTTTTTCAATCGATATTTCGGGCCCTATCCTTACGATGAATATTCCATAGTTATGTCCGACTTTTACATAGGAGGCATGGAATATCCGAACTTGGTGCTCATAGACCATAACTTGCTAGACGATGAGGTCCTTCTGGAATACGTGATTGTCCACGAAACCGCCCATCAGTGGTGGTACGGCCTTGTAGGTAACAACCAGGTTAAAGAACCGTGGTTGGACGAGGCGATAACGGAGTACTCCACAGTCCTATATTTTGAAGGGGTTTATGGCAGGGCAAAAGGAAGGGAAGTATACCAGGATTTTATACTTTACCCATACCGGTTTTTTGAATTGGGCAACAGCCCAGGACCGATCCTGAGGCCGGTTTCCCAGTTTAGGAGCTGGGGGGAGTACGACGCTATTGTCTATAAGAAGGGAGCTATTATGCTTAAAGAATTGGAAAGCAGAATCGGTAAAAGTAAAATGAGAAAAGCATTAAGAATATATCTTAGAAAGAATGTCTTTGGCAACGCCACCACCGATGATTTTGCAAATGCCGTAAACTGCGTGATGGGAACGGACTTTAAAGAAGTGATTTACGAAATGCTCAAAAAACCGGGTAGTATAGGAAAAGAAAAAGCTGCTTAG
- the pnpS gene encoding two-component system histidine kinase PnpS: MFKSIQAKLVTIYILLILLAMEVVGFYLMQSLERYHDRKLTESLIVNAQLISDFLLVRYLPPERKLSVNDSTIQEYIKQVAPSSIKYIAVMDEKGTVVASTDETRFSRGTRILSPEVMQATFGKQAEDIRQDPNTKKRYKYLAYPIKNDGAVVGILYLVASLEDIYETLNNIRLILLTATLLALLITGFLGYALSNTITGPIREVTKRAALLAEGNFDQKIEVKSDDEIGKLTDMFNFLTSRLKATLEEISEEKEKMEAILTNMADGVIALNGRGEVIHINPAAMRMLGLEGERLEGALEDKLKDILKINPEDYQKATRAPLEVLVKVKDGALKAIFAPLTGETRETGYILLLQDVTKQQRLEEMRKEFVANVSHELRTPLTTIKSYAETLLDGAMDDTSVARQFISVINDEADRMTRLVNDLLELSRLDNKEIKWNKRPVRIDLLLRDVISKMMMNAMKKKLSMKHEIEEGLEAFADRDKIEQVFQNILSNAIKYTPEGGEIFVKAGNAGNQIYISVKDTGIGIPKEDLPRIFERFYRVDKTRSRELGGTGLGLSIAREIVLAHDGEINIISEQGKGTEVIIRLPTLV; this comes from the coding sequence TTGTTTAAGAGCATACAGGCAAAGCTGGTAACTATTTACATACTCCTTATCCTTCTTGCCATGGAAGTGGTGGGCTTTTACTTGATGCAGTCTCTTGAAAGATATCACGACAGAAAGCTCACCGAAAGCCTAATAGTAAATGCCCAGCTTATATCGGATTTTTTGCTGGTAAGGTATTTGCCGCCGGAAAGAAAATTATCAGTTAATGATTCCACAATCCAAGAGTACATAAAACAAGTGGCTCCTAGCAGTATAAAATATATAGCGGTGATGGATGAAAAAGGGACGGTAGTTGCTTCGACGGATGAAACAAGGTTTAGCAGGGGCACCAGGATATTGTCGCCGGAAGTTATGCAGGCCACTTTCGGCAAGCAGGCTGAGGACATAAGGCAAGACCCAAATACTAAAAAGAGATATAAGTACTTAGCATACCCGATAAAAAACGACGGTGCTGTGGTAGGGATACTTTACCTGGTGGCTTCTTTGGAGGATATATACGAGACACTGAACAATATAAGGTTAATCCTGCTCACGGCGACATTACTTGCGCTTTTGATAACGGGATTTTTGGGTTATGCTTTGTCAAATACCATAACGGGGCCCATTCGTGAAGTTACGAAACGGGCGGCACTTCTGGCTGAAGGAAACTTTGACCAGAAGATAGAGGTGAAATCTGACGACGAAATAGGAAAGCTTACTGACATGTTTAATTTCCTGACTAGTCGACTTAAGGCGACTCTTGAAGAAATCTCAGAGGAAAAGGAAAAAATGGAAGCCATACTTACAAACATGGCAGATGGGGTTATAGCTTTAAACGGAAGAGGAGAGGTTATCCACATAAATCCGGCAGCGATGCGTATGCTGGGCCTTGAAGGAGAACGGCTAGAAGGAGCTTTAGAAGATAAATTAAAAGATATTTTAAAAATCAACCCGGAGGATTACCAAAAAGCAACGAGAGCACCTCTGGAAGTTTTAGTAAAGGTAAAAGATGGTGCGCTGAAGGCCATCTTTGCACCATTGACAGGAGAAACAAGAGAAACAGGTTATATATTGCTATTGCAGGATGTCACAAAGCAACAGCGTTTGGAAGAAATGAGAAAGGAATTCGTCGCTAACGTTTCCCACGAACTTAGAACTCCCCTTACAACGATAAAAAGTTATGCGGAAACTCTGCTTGACGGGGCAATGGACGACACTTCTGTAGCCCGCCAGTTCATAAGCGTCATAAATGACGAAGCGGACAGAATGACAAGGCTAGTCAATGACCTTTTGGAACTTTCCAGATTGGACAATAAGGAGATTAAGTGGAATAAAAGGCCTGTTAGAATTGACTTGCTCCTTCGCGATGTAATATCAAAAATGATGATGAATGCTATGAAAAAAAAGCTTTCCATGAAGCATGAGATTGAGGAAGGTCTCGAGGCATTTGCTGACAGGGATAAAATAGAGCAGGTTTTTCAAAATATACTTTCTAACGCGATAAAGTATACTCCCGAGGGAGGCGAGATTTTTGTAAAAGCCGGAAATGCCGGCAATCAAATTTACATCTCCGTTAAAGATACGGGGATTGGAATTCCGAAGGAAGACCTCCCGAGGATTTTCGAGCGTTTTTACCGGGTTGATAAGACCAGAAGCCGCGAACTTGGCGGAACGGGGCTTGGACTTTCTATAGCCCGCGAAATAGTGCTCGCCCACGATGGCGAGATAAACATTATCAGCGAACAGGGGAAAGGCACGGAGGTTATAATAAGGCTCCCGACGCTTGTGTAA